One region of Marivirga arenosa genomic DNA includes:
- a CDS encoding YkgJ family cysteine cluster protein, translated as MSKILYDNWKENSKEYKSNNKDFYKALRKRKKLDDEFHELDAQVFDEMDCLDCANCCKTTSPIFQQSDIERVAKALKMKVPEFIDQYLHIDEDHDYVLNSSPCPFLGYDNKCIVYKNRPTACREYPHTNRKRMHQILNKTFKNAEICPAVYHILERMKERVR; from the coding sequence ATGAGTAAAATACTATACGATAACTGGAAAGAAAACAGCAAAGAATACAAGTCCAATAATAAGGATTTTTATAAAGCATTAAGAAAAAGGAAAAAGCTTGATGATGAGTTCCATGAATTAGATGCTCAAGTATTTGATGAAATGGATTGTTTAGATTGTGCTAATTGCTGTAAAACTACCAGTCCCATTTTCCAGCAGTCTGATATTGAAAGAGTTGCCAAAGCTCTAAAAATGAAGGTCCCGGAATTTATTGACCAGTATTTACATATTGATGAGGACCATGATTACGTCTTAAACTCTTCACCTTGTCCATTTTTAGGATATGATAACAAATGTATTGTGTACAAGAATAGGCCAACAGCATGTAGGGAGTATCCTCATACTAATCGTAAGCGCATGCACCAGATCCTAAATAAGACCTTCAAAAATGCTGAAATATGTCCGGCCGTTTATCATATCCTTGAAAGGATGAAGGAAAGAGTACGTTAA
- the holA gene encoding DNA polymerase III subunit delta, protein MAKSAEQILADLKNGNYAPVYFLQGEEPYFIDLISNYIEKNALDESEKGFNQQILYGKDVKLNQVVSAARSFPMMGQRQVIIVKEAQNLGEFTESNFDFSLLENYLQSPQASTVLVFCYKHKKLDKRKKIYKSLQQHTILLESNKIYENKVPDWILQYVKSKGHGINRQALMLLTEYIGNNLERLSNEIDKVLVNFNEPSEITEALIQEYVGINKDYNIFELQSAIIKGNALKANRILNYFASDPKNHPAVVNIGFLHSFFTKLLLVHHSGDKSERGVASAAGVNPFFAKDYIVAVNRYNLGKTIQNLNHIFQADLMFKGVTANINESQLMKELVYKLMH, encoded by the coding sequence ATGGCAAAATCAGCAGAGCAAATACTGGCCGATCTTAAAAACGGAAATTACGCACCGGTTTATTTCTTACAGGGTGAAGAGCCTTATTTTATTGATTTAATCAGTAATTATATCGAGAAGAATGCTTTAGATGAAAGTGAGAAAGGGTTCAACCAACAAATATTATACGGAAAAGATGTAAAGTTAAATCAAGTTGTTTCTGCTGCCAGATCATTTCCTATGATGGGCCAAAGGCAAGTCATTATTGTCAAGGAAGCTCAGAATTTGGGTGAATTCACTGAAAGCAATTTCGATTTTAGTTTACTTGAAAATTACCTTCAAAGTCCTCAAGCTTCAACGGTTTTAGTATTCTGTTATAAGCATAAAAAGCTCGATAAGAGAAAGAAGATATATAAAAGCTTGCAGCAGCACACTATTCTATTAGAATCTAATAAAATATATGAGAATAAAGTGCCGGATTGGATTCTTCAGTATGTGAAATCAAAAGGACATGGTATTAATAGGCAGGCTCTGATGTTATTAACTGAATATATTGGCAATAACCTAGAGCGCCTATCTAATGAAATTGATAAAGTACTTGTAAACTTTAACGAACCTTCAGAAATAACAGAAGCTTTAATTCAGGAGTATGTTGGTATCAATAAAGATTACAATATATTTGAATTACAATCAGCCATTATTAAGGGGAATGCTTTGAAGGCAAATCGAATTCTTAATTATTTTGCCTCAGACCCCAAAAATCATCCTGCAGTAGTGAATATTGGTTTTCTTCATTCATTTTTCACAAAACTCCTGCTAGTACATCATTCTGGAGATAAAAGTGAAAGAGGTGTAGCGAGTGCAGCTGGAGTAAATCCTTTTTTTGCGAAAGATTATATAGTAGCTGTAAATCGCTACAATCTTGGTAAAACAATTCAGAATCTAAACCATATTTTCCAAGCTGATTTAATGTTTAAGGGAGTAACAGCAAATATCAACGAATCACAGTTGATGAAAGAATTGGTATATAAATTGATGCATTAA
- a CDS encoding tetratricopeptide repeat protein has product MIKNILIAGILIAFPFTLFSQYAFVNEGENDIYSNALSLYKDKQYSAAQHKFEEYVQHKNADQLKAKNAEYYGALISIYLYQNDGEKRIKSFVESNPSHPKALEAYFELANFYFREKNYAKAIQYYQKTDDSVLNEEDQKDYQFKLAYSYFSRRAFDEALPLFNQLKRRNNEYQSAANYYAGYINFNQGNFDNALIDLERAADNDTYKVSTANMIANIYYQKGDYKALIEHAETLLPQLSRIDALNIKLLIGDAYFNQNDYSKANQYFQEYRDASRSKLDRELLYRMGYVAYQQKDFKEAIQLFEEVGIEKDSLSQFNAYYLGELYLKNENYRYAANAYEQAKLLDFNRGITEESHFQLAKLYLQESNVSKAVSELKSFISQYPNSNYVTEAKELLSEAYLNSNEYNQAIEFIESIQSKSLKLKQAYQKVTFLQGAEYFNQANYFRAVQLFQKSVEYPQDKTLLGETYFWMGESYSTGKKYQDAINAYQKSFNYSVENDDWFLSLNYGIAHALYNDKQFEKALGYFNAYVKNGRKLIYYQDALIRLADCYYVTKSYELALDYYQRAIGEKNANIDYAYFQKGVINAINGKNTLANQSFDKIINDYKNSNYYDNAIFQKAQLAFESGQYQTAINGFTNLLKNLPQSPLRPYSYAKRALAYFNLQQYEKAEGDYKLILNNYLTHSTANGALAGLQELYGIMNKEEDLDQYLTAYKNANPNDGEVTKIEFDAAQSLYFNQKYDRAIASFQAYINNYPDHSLTADAKYYLADSYYRNNQFNEALDLFYEVVESNNTAFNKRSILKIAEIELQNKAYDKARLYFSKLLDNSENKKDKFNAYTGLMEIAKSQSDYSKMIYYADLIIKEAAVNANAVNEAYLNKGMANYYQGKYDEAKVSFQNAVNAAKDEYAAESKYMISLMQYNSEEYQESINTLFELNKTYNSYSTWLGKSFLLIADNYYAMRESFQAKATLNSIIENSDSKILKDEAQLKLDLIKEEEARLDGIETDNISSEKNDSISNSLEMNEVIENDSTKN; this is encoded by the coding sequence ATGATTAAAAATATTTTAATAGCAGGAATTCTAATAGCATTCCCATTTACTCTTTTTAGCCAATATGCTTTTGTAAATGAAGGTGAAAATGACATTTACAGTAATGCATTATCTTTATATAAGGATAAACAATATTCTGCTGCTCAACATAAATTCGAAGAATATGTTCAGCATAAAAATGCAGATCAGTTAAAGGCTAAAAATGCAGAATATTACGGTGCCTTAATATCGATTTACCTTTATCAAAATGATGGGGAAAAGAGAATTAAATCCTTTGTAGAATCAAATCCCTCACATCCTAAAGCCCTTGAGGCTTATTTTGAACTGGCAAACTTCTATTTCCGGGAAAAGAATTATGCAAAAGCCATTCAATACTATCAAAAAACCGATGATAGTGTTTTAAATGAAGAGGATCAAAAAGACTATCAATTCAAATTAGCTTATTCCTATTTTAGCAGAAGAGCATTTGATGAAGCATTACCTCTTTTCAATCAATTGAAAAGAAGAAATAATGAGTATCAATCTGCTGCAAATTACTACGCAGGATACATCAATTTTAATCAAGGGAATTTTGATAATGCATTAATTGATTTAGAAAGGGCTGCTGATAATGATACTTACAAAGTCTCTACTGCCAATATGATTGCCAACATCTATTATCAAAAAGGAGATTATAAGGCTTTAATAGAACATGCTGAAACATTACTTCCTCAGTTAAGTAGGATTGATGCTTTGAATATCAAATTGTTAATAGGAGATGCTTATTTCAATCAAAATGATTACAGCAAAGCAAATCAATATTTTCAGGAATACAGGGATGCGAGCAGATCAAAGCTTGATCGGGAATTATTATATCGAATGGGGTATGTAGCCTACCAGCAAAAAGACTTTAAAGAAGCAATTCAATTATTTGAAGAAGTAGGTATAGAAAAAGATTCTCTATCTCAATTTAATGCTTATTATTTAGGAGAGCTATATCTTAAAAATGAGAATTACAGATATGCCGCAAATGCCTATGAGCAAGCAAAATTGCTAGATTTTAATAGGGGCATTACTGAAGAAAGTCACTTTCAACTTGCGAAGCTTTATCTACAAGAATCTAATGTATCAAAAGCAGTTTCTGAATTAAAATCTTTTATATCACAATACCCGAATAGTAATTATGTAACGGAAGCTAAGGAATTATTAAGTGAAGCTTATTTAAATTCAAATGAATACAATCAGGCAATTGAGTTTATAGAGTCCATCCAAAGTAAATCTTTAAAGCTAAAACAAGCCTATCAGAAAGTTACCTTTTTACAGGGTGCAGAATACTTCAACCAGGCGAATTATTTCAGGGCAGTTCAGTTATTTCAGAAATCTGTAGAATATCCTCAGGATAAAACATTATTAGGAGAGACTTACTTTTGGATGGGAGAGTCATATTCCACGGGAAAAAAGTATCAGGACGCCATCAATGCATACCAAAAATCATTTAATTATAGTGTTGAAAATGATGATTGGTTTTTAAGTTTAAATTATGGAATTGCTCATGCATTATATAATGATAAGCAATTTGAGAAAGCATTAGGGTATTTTAATGCTTATGTTAAAAATGGAAGAAAATTAATTTACTATCAAGATGCTTTAATTCGATTAGCGGATTGTTATTATGTGACTAAATCTTATGAATTAGCATTAGATTATTATCAAAGGGCGATAGGTGAGAAGAATGCTAATATTGATTATGCTTATTTTCAAAAAGGAGTTATTAATGCGATAAATGGAAAAAATACTTTAGCGAACCAGAGTTTTGATAAGATAATAAATGACTATAAAAACTCGAATTATTACGACAATGCGATTTTTCAAAAAGCGCAATTGGCATTTGAATCCGGGCAGTACCAAACTGCAATTAATGGGTTTACAAATCTTTTGAAAAATCTACCACAAAGTCCTTTAAGACCCTATTCATATGCTAAAAGAGCGCTTGCCTATTTTAATTTACAGCAATATGAAAAAGCTGAAGGTGACTATAAGCTAATCCTTAATAATTATTTGACTCATTCCACAGCAAATGGTGCATTAGCCGGTTTGCAGGAATTATATGGCATTATGAATAAGGAGGAAGATCTTGATCAATATCTAACAGCCTATAAAAATGCTAATCCGAATGATGGGGAAGTAACTAAAATTGAATTTGATGCTGCTCAGTCATTGTATTTTAATCAAAAGTACGATCGTGCCATTGCTTCTTTTCAAGCTTACATTAACAATTATCCTGATCATTCATTGACAGCAGATGCTAAATACTATCTAGCGGATTCCTATTACCGAAATAACCAATTCAATGAAGCCTTGGATCTATTTTACGAGGTAGTTGAATCCAATAATACGGCTTTTAATAAAAGATCAATTCTTAAAATAGCAGAAATAGAATTACAGAATAAAGCCTATGATAAAGCAAGATTATACTTCTCAAAATTACTAGATAATTCAGAGAATAAGAAAGATAAATTCAATGCTTATACGGGTTTAATGGAGATTGCTAAATCTCAATCTGATTATAGTAAAATGATTTATTATGCTGATTTAATTATAAAAGAAGCAGCCGTTAATGCTAATGCGGTTAATGAAGCCTATTTAAATAAGGGAATGGCTAACTATTATCAAGGAAAGTATGATGAAGCAAAAGTGAGTTTCCAAAATGCTGTAAATGCAGCAAAGGATGAATATGCGGCTGAATCAAAATATATGATATCCTTGATGCAATATAATTCTGAGGAATATCAGGAATCCATCAATACCTTGTTTGAGTTGAATAAAACGTATAATTCTTATTCAACATGGTTAGGCAAATCATTTTTATTAATAGCGGATAATTATTATGCAATGAGAGAGTCTTTTCAGGCTAAGGCAACCTTGAATTCTATTATTGAGAATTCAGATTCTAAAATTTTAAAAGATGAAGCTCAATTAAAGCTTGATTTGATTAAAGAGGAGGAGGCCAGGCTAGATGGGATTGAAACGGATAATATTTCAAGTGAAAAGAATGATAGCATTAGCAACTCATTAGAAATGAATGAAGTAATTGAAAATGACTCAACGAAGAATTAA
- a CDS encoding CvfB family protein → MLVLGKWNNLKIVREAPQGLYLSDGEEDVLLPNKYVPQNKNIDDEIEVFIYKDSAQRPIATTLKPLAELNQASLFEVRQVTKVGAFVDWGLEKELLIPFSEQTDELEVGDLIVAYVTLDPKTERIVASMHIESFLEEGSGDLEEGQEVDLLIYRITDLGYEVVINQQYKGLIYENTVFDPLDIGMSGKGKIKSIRIDGKIDVQWKVEKEEKQKEILELLRDHNGFMPYHDKSKPEEIYDMFGLSKKEFKRQIGHLYKEKKITIKSDGIYLV, encoded by the coding sequence ATGTTAGTGTTAGGAAAATGGAATAATTTAAAAATTGTCCGTGAGGCCCCTCAAGGACTATATTTAAGCGATGGCGAGGAAGATGTATTACTACCCAATAAATACGTTCCTCAAAATAAGAATATAGATGATGAAATAGAGGTTTTTATATATAAAGATTCTGCTCAAAGACCTATAGCCACCACCTTAAAACCTTTAGCTGAATTAAATCAAGCTAGTCTTTTTGAAGTAAGACAAGTAACTAAAGTTGGTGCTTTTGTAGATTGGGGATTGGAAAAAGAATTATTGATTCCATTTTCAGAGCAGACCGATGAATTAGAGGTAGGGGACTTAATAGTAGCTTATGTAACACTCGATCCTAAAACAGAGCGAATTGTAGCTTCTATGCATATTGAATCCTTTTTAGAGGAAGGATCTGGTGATTTAGAAGAGGGTCAGGAAGTAGACCTTTTAATATACAGAATTACGGATTTAGGCTATGAAGTCGTAATAAATCAACAGTATAAAGGATTGATATATGAAAATACAGTCTTTGATCCTTTAGATATAGGGATGTCTGGAAAAGGTAAGATCAAATCTATCAGGATAGATGGAAAAATTGATGTTCAATGGAAAGTGGAGAAGGAGGAGAAGCAAAAAGAGATTCTAGAATTATTGAGGGATCATAATGGTTTTATGCCTTATCATGATAAATCTAAACCAGAAGAGATTTATGATATGTTTGGCTTGAGTAAGAAAGAATTTAAAAGACAGATCGGACATCTTTACAAAGAGAAGAAAATTACAATCAAATCTGATGGGATTTATTTAGTATAA